In one Brassica oleracea var. oleracea cultivar TO1000 chromosome C9, BOL, whole genome shotgun sequence genomic region, the following are encoded:
- the LOC106318503 gene encoding AP-2 complex subunit alpha-2 isoform X2 translates to MTGMRGLSVFISDIRNCQNKEAERLRVDKELGNIRTCFKNEKVLTPYKKKKYVWKMLYIHMLGYDVDFGHMEAVSLISAPKYPEKQVGYIVTSCLLNENHDFLKLAINTVRNDIIGRNETFQCLALTLVGNIGGRDFAESLAPDVQKLLISSSCRPLVRKKAALCLLRLFRKNPDAINVDGWADRMTQLLDERDLGVLTSSTSLLVALVSNNHEAYSSCLPKCVKILERLARNQDVPQEYTYYGIPSPWLQVKAMRALQYFPTIEDPSTRKSLFEVLQRILMGTDVVKNVNKNNASHAVLFEALSLVIHLDAEKEMMSQCVALLGKFISVREPNIRYLGLENMTRMLMVTDVQDVIKKHQSQIITSLKDPDISIRRRALDLLYGMCDVSNAKDIVEELLQYLSTAEFSMREELSLKAAILAEKFAPDLSWYVDVILQLIDKAGDFVSDDIWFRVVQFVTNNEDLQPYAASKAREYLDKIAIHETMVKVSAYILGEYGHLLARQPGCSASELFSILHEKLPTVSTPTIPILLSTYAKLLMHTQPRDPELEKKVWAVFKKYESCIDVEIQQRAVEYFELSKKGAAFMDVLAEMPKFPERQSSLIKKAEVVEDTADQSAIKLRAQQQPSNALVLADPQSVSGAPPPLKIPSEPQSVARTISQPNGTSSNIDPQAPSPDLLSDLLGPLAIEAPPGVVSTEQHGPTGTEGVPDEVDGSAIVPVGEQTNNVEVIGNIAERFHALCLKDSGVLYEDPYIQIGIKAEWRGHHGRLVLFLGNKSTNPLTSVQALILPPAHLKLELSPVPDTIPPRAQVQSPLEVMNIRPSRDVAVLDFSYKLGTIVVGAKLRIPAVLNKFLQPLQLTSEEFFPQWRALSGPPLKLQEVVRGVRPLALPEMANLFNSFRVTICPGLDPNPNNLVASTTFYSETTGAMLCLVRIETDPADRTQLRMTVGSGDPTLTFELKEFIKEQLIAIPMGSRALVPAAAAPPPPVAQPPSPAALADDPGAMLAGLL, encoded by the exons ATGACCGGAATGAGAGGACTCTCCGTTTTCATCAGCGACATTCGTAATTGCCAGAACAAGGAGGCGGAGCGACTCCGAGTTGATAAGGAGCTGGGTAACATACGCACATGCTTCAAAAACGAGAAG GTTTTGACACCATATAAAAAGAAGAAATATGTCTGGAAGATGCTATATATACATATGCTAGGTTACGATGTGGATTTTGGCCATATGGAGGCGGTTTCTCTTATCTCTGCTCCAAAGTATCCAGAAAAGCAG GTTGGCTACATTGTTACATCCTGCTTGCTCAATGAGAACCATGATTTTTTGAAGTTAGCAATAAATACAGTGCGGAACGATATAATTGGCCGCAATGAGACTTTCCAGTGCCTGGCATTGACTTTG GTTGGAAATATTGGTGGGAGAGATTTTGCCGAATCATTGGCACCTGATGTTCAAAAGCTACTT ATTTCTAGCAGCTGCAGACCGCTCGTAAGGAAAAAAGCGGCACTGTGCCTACTGCGCTTGTTCAGGAAAAATCCTGATGCCATCAACGTTGATGGCTG GGCGGATCGTATGACACAACTTTTAGATGAACGGGATCTTGGTGTCTTGACATCCTCGACAAGTCTTCTTGTAGCTTTGGTATCAAATAATCATGAGGCGTATTCAAGTTGTCTACCTAAATGTGTCAAAATATTGGAGCGCCTTGCTAGGAACCAGGACGTGCCTCAGGAGTACACATACTACGGCATCCCATCTCCGTGGCTCCAG GTCAAGGCGATGAGGGCTCTTCAGTATTTTCCAACCATTGAAGATCCCAGTACCAGAAAGTCTCTTTTCGAG GTCCTTCAGCGGATATTAATGGGGACAGATGTTGTGAAAAATGTGAATAAGAACAATGCATCTCACGCTGTGCTGTTTGAAGCTCTATCCCTG GTCATCCATCTTGATGCTGAGAAGGAAATGATGTCACAGTGTGTTGCTCTTCTTGGAAAGTTTATATCTGTCCGTGAGCCCAACATCAGATATCTAGGCTTG GAGAACATGACACGAATGCTAATGGTCACCGATGTCCAAGATGTCATAAAGAAGCATCAGTCTCAGATAATCACCTCCTTAAAAGACCCCGACATCAG TATTCGTAGACGTGCTCTTGATTTGCTCTATGGGATGTGCGATGTGTCAAATGCAAAGGATATAGTCGAAGAGTTGTTGCAG TATCTTAGCACAGCAGAGTTTTCCATGCGTGAGGAATTATCACTTAAAGCTGCCATTCTTGCTGAGAAGTTTGCTCCTGATCTATCATG GTATGTAGATGTGATTCTTCAGTTGATCGATAAGGCTGGGGATTTTGTTAGCGATGACATTTGGTTTCGTGTGGTTCAGTTTGTAACAAATAATGAAGACCTTCAG CCTTACGCCGCATCCAAAGCAAGAGAATATTTGGACAAGATTGCCATACATGAGACAATGGTGAAG GTCAGTGCTTATATACTGGGGGAGTATGGCCACCTTCTAGCCAGACAACCTGGATGCAGTGCAAGCGAACTCTTTAGCATCTTACATGAGAAGCTTCCCACAGTATC GACTCCCACCATTCCTATTCTTCTTTCCACTTATGCAAAGCTTCTTATGCACACTCAACCCCGGGATCCAGAACTGGAAAAGAAAGTTTGGGCTGTATTCAAGAA GTACGAGAGTTGTATTGATGTGGAGATACAACAAAGGGCAGTGGAATATTTTGAGTTGAGCAAAAAAGGTGCTGCCTTTATGGATGTATTGGCTGAGATGCCGAAATTTCCGGAGCGTCAG TCGTCATTGATTAAAAAGGCAGAAGTTGTTGAAGATACCGCAGACCAGAGTGCCATCAAGCTTAGAGCACAGCAACAGCCTTCAAATGCTTTGGTTTTGGCTGACCCACAGTCTGTTAGTGGAGCACCCCCACCTTTGAAGATTCCAAGT GAACCCCAGTCAGTAGCCCGAACTATCTCTCAGCCCAATGGAACTTCAAGTAATATAGATCCACAAGCTCCATCACCAGATCTCCTTAGCGACCTTCTTGGTCCTCTTGCTATAGAGGCTCCACCTGGAGTTGTGTCAACTGAACAGCACGGTCCCACTGGAACAGAAGGAGTTCCAGATGAAGTGGATGGTTCCGCCATTGTACCTGTTGGAGAGCAAACAAACAATGTGGAG GTCATAGGAAATATTGCTGAGAGATTTCATGCTTTATGTTTGAAAGACAGTGGTGTCTTATACGAGGATCCTTATATCCAG ATCGGCATCAAAGCTGAATGGAGAGGACACCATGGGAGACTTGTCCTCTTCTTGGGAAACAAGAGCACTAATCCACTTACATCAGTCCAAGCTCTAATACTACCCCCTGCCCATTTAAAATTGGAACTGTCTCCAGTACCTGATACAATTCCTCCTCGAGCACAG GTACAATCTCCACTTGAAGTGATGAACATCCGCCCTAGCAGAGATGTCGCGGTTTTGGATTTCTCGTACAAGCTTGGTACAATCGTG GTTGGTGCCAAACTCCGGATCCCAGCAGTCTTGAATAAGTTTCTTCAACCTCTACAATTGACATCTGAAGAGTTCTTCCCGCAATGGAGAGCACTTTCAGGACCACCCTTGAAACTTCAGGAAGTT GTAAGAGGTGTAAGACCTCTAGCTCTTCCGGAAATGGCGAACCTGTTCAACAGTTTCCGGGTGACAATATGCCCTGGGCTT GATCCGAACCCTAATAATCTAGTGGCAAGCACAACCTTCTACTCTGAAACTACAGGAGCCATGCTCTGTTTG GTAAGAATTGAAACAGACCCAGCAGACAGAACCCAACTGCGAATGACAGTAGGCTCAGGAGATCCTACCCTTACATTCGA GTTGAAAGAATTCATCAAGGAACAACTAATTGCTATTCCAATGGGATCTCGAGCTCTAGTTCCAGCAGCAGCAGCACCGCCACCACCTGTAGCTCAACCGCCTAGCCCAGCGGCTTTAGCTGATGATCCAGGAGCTATGCTTGCTGGTTTACTATAA
- the LOC106318896 gene encoding glucomannan 4-beta-mannosyltransferase 2, translated as MDGVTPKFVLPETFDGVKMEITGQLGMIWELVKAPVIVPLLQLAVYICLLMSLMLLCERVYMGIVIVLVKLFWKKPHKRYKFEPIQDDEELGSSNFPVVLVQIPMFNEREVYKLSIGSASGLSWPSDRLVIQVLDDSTDPTVKQMVEMECQRWASKGINIRYQIRENRVGYKAGALKEGLKRSYVKHCEYVVIFDADFQPEPDFLRRSIPFLVHNPNIALVQARWRFVNSDECLLTRMQEMSLDYHFTVEQEVGSSTHAFFGFNGTAGIWRIAAINEAGGWKDRTTVEDMDLAVRASLRGWKFLYLGDLQVKSELPSTFRAFRFQQHRWSCGPANLFRKMVMEIIRNKKVRFWKKVYVIYSFFFVRKVIAHWVTFCFYCVVLPLTILVPEVKVPIWGSVYIPSIITVLNSVGTPRSIHLLFYWILFENVMSLHRTKATLIGLFEAGRANEWVVTAKLGSAQSAKGNTKGLKKFPRIFKLPDRLNTLELGFAAFLFVCGCYDYVHGKNNYFIYLFLQTMSFFISGLGWIGTYVPN; from the exons ATGGATGGTGTTACACCGAAGTTTGTGTTGCCGGAGACATTCGACGGCGTGAAGATGGAGATCACAGGCCAACTAGGCATGATCTGGGAGCTTGTTAAGGCCCCGGTGATTGTCCCTCTTCTTCAGCTAGCGGTTTACATCTGCTTGCTAATGTCTCTCATGCTGTTATGTGAGAGGGTTTACATGGGAATCGTCATCGTCCTCGTCAAGCTCTTCTGGAAAAAACCTCACAAACGCTACAAGTTCGAGCCCATTCAAGATGATGAAGAGCTTGGAAGCTCTAATTTCCCTGTGGTCCTCGTCCAAATCCCCATGTTCAACGAACGAGAG GTTTACAAGCTATCAATAGGATCAGCGAGTGGACTATCGTGGCCGTCCGATCGTCTCGTGATTCAAGTGTTGGATGACTCAACAGATCCTACTGTTAAG CAAATGGTGGAGATGGAGTGTCAAAGATGGGCAAGTAAAGGAATCAATATAAGGTATCAAATCAGGGAGAATAGAGTTGGGTACAAGGCCGGTGCGTTGAAGGAAGGACTCAAACGCAGTTATGTCAAACATTGCGAGTATGTTGTTATCTTCGACGCTGATTTTCAGCCTGAACCTGATTTTCTTCGCCGCAGCATCCCATTTCTCGTCCACAATCCCAACATTGCCCTCGTCCAGGCTCGATGGAGATTCG TGAATTCTGATGAATGCTTATTGACAAGGATGCAAGAAATGTCGCTGGACTACCATTTCACTGTTGAGCAAGAAGTCGGTTCATCAACACATGCTTTCTTCGGCTTCAACG GAACCGCCGGAATATGGAGAATAGCGGCGATAAATGAAGCCGGCGGGTGGAAAGATAGGACCACCGTGGAAGACATGGACCTCGCTGTCCGAGCAAGTCTCCGTGGCTGGAAATTTCTCTACCTCGGTGACCTTCAG GTGAAAAGTGAGCTACCAAGTACTTTTAGGGCCTTCCGTTTCCAGCAACATAGATGGTCTTGTGGACCTGCAAATCTCTTTAGGAAAATGGTTATGGAGATCATTAGAAACAAG AAAGTGAGGTTCTGGAAGAAAGTGTATGTGATCTACAGCTTCTTCTTTGTGAGGAAAGTCATTGCACATTGGGTCACATTTTGTTTCTACTGCGTTGTTCTTCCTCTCACCATTCTTGTCCCTGAAGTTAAAGTTCCAATTTGGGGTTCCGTTTACATCCCTTCCATCATCACTGTCCTCAACTCCGTGGGCACTCCCAG GTCGATCCATCTGCTATTCTATTGGATTCTATTCGAGAATGTGATGTCGCTGCATCGGACAAAGGCCACTCTCATTGGTCTGTTTGAGGCAGGTAGAGCTAACGAATGGGTCGTGACTGCTAAGCTTGGAAGCGCTCAAAGCGCTAAAGGGAATACAAAAGGGCTTAAAAAGTTCCCAAGAATCTTCAAACTGCCTGATCG ATTGAATACATTGGAGCTAGGATTTGCGGCGTTCTTGTTCGTGTGTGGATGCTATGACTATGTGCACGGGAAGAACAATTACTTCATCTACTTGTTTCTTCAGACCATGTCATTCTTCATCAGTGGGCTTGGCTGGATTGGGACATATGTCCCGAATTAG
- the LOC106318503 gene encoding AP-2 complex subunit alpha-2 isoform X1 — protein MTGMRGLSVFISDIRNCQNKEAERLRVDKELGNIRTCFKNEKVLTPYKKKKYVWKMLYIHMLGYDVDFGHMEAVSLISAPKYPEKQVGYIVTSCLLNENHDFLKLAINTVRNDIIGRNETFQCLALTLVGNIGGRDFAESLAPDVQKLLISSSCRPLVRKKAALCLLRLFRKNPDAINVDGWADRMTQLLDERDLGVLTSSTSLLVALVSNNHEAYSSCLPKCVKILERLARNQDVPQEYTYYGIPSPWLQVKAMRALQYFPTIEDPSTRKSLFEVLQRILMGTDVVKNVNKNNASHAVLFEALSLVIHLDAEKEMMSQCVALLGKFISVREPNIRYLGLENMTRMLMVTDVQDVIKKHQSQIITSLKDPDISIRRRALDLLYGMCDVSNAKDIVEELLQYLSTAEFSMREELSLKAAILAEKFAPDLSWYVDVILQLIDKAGDFVSDDIWFRVVQFVTNNEDLQPYAASKAREYLDKIAIHETMVKVSAYILGEYGHLLARQPGCSASELFSILHEKLPTVSTPTIPILLSTYAKLLMHTQPRDPELEKKVWAVFKKYESCIDVEIQQRAVEYFELSKKGAAFMDVLAEMPKFPERQSSLIKKAEVVEDTADQSAIKLRAQQQPSNALVLADPQSVSGAPPPLKIPSQEPQSVARTISQPNGTSSNIDPQAPSPDLLSDLLGPLAIEAPPGVVSTEQHGPTGTEGVPDEVDGSAIVPVGEQTNNVEVIGNIAERFHALCLKDSGVLYEDPYIQIGIKAEWRGHHGRLVLFLGNKSTNPLTSVQALILPPAHLKLELSPVPDTIPPRAQVQSPLEVMNIRPSRDVAVLDFSYKLGTIVVGAKLRIPAVLNKFLQPLQLTSEEFFPQWRALSGPPLKLQEVVRGVRPLALPEMANLFNSFRVTICPGLDPNPNNLVASTTFYSETTGAMLCLVRIETDPADRTQLRMTVGSGDPTLTFELKEFIKEQLIAIPMGSRALVPAAAAPPPPVAQPPSPAALADDPGAMLAGLL, from the exons ATGACCGGAATGAGAGGACTCTCCGTTTTCATCAGCGACATTCGTAATTGCCAGAACAAGGAGGCGGAGCGACTCCGAGTTGATAAGGAGCTGGGTAACATACGCACATGCTTCAAAAACGAGAAG GTTTTGACACCATATAAAAAGAAGAAATATGTCTGGAAGATGCTATATATACATATGCTAGGTTACGATGTGGATTTTGGCCATATGGAGGCGGTTTCTCTTATCTCTGCTCCAAAGTATCCAGAAAAGCAG GTTGGCTACATTGTTACATCCTGCTTGCTCAATGAGAACCATGATTTTTTGAAGTTAGCAATAAATACAGTGCGGAACGATATAATTGGCCGCAATGAGACTTTCCAGTGCCTGGCATTGACTTTG GTTGGAAATATTGGTGGGAGAGATTTTGCCGAATCATTGGCACCTGATGTTCAAAAGCTACTT ATTTCTAGCAGCTGCAGACCGCTCGTAAGGAAAAAAGCGGCACTGTGCCTACTGCGCTTGTTCAGGAAAAATCCTGATGCCATCAACGTTGATGGCTG GGCGGATCGTATGACACAACTTTTAGATGAACGGGATCTTGGTGTCTTGACATCCTCGACAAGTCTTCTTGTAGCTTTGGTATCAAATAATCATGAGGCGTATTCAAGTTGTCTACCTAAATGTGTCAAAATATTGGAGCGCCTTGCTAGGAACCAGGACGTGCCTCAGGAGTACACATACTACGGCATCCCATCTCCGTGGCTCCAG GTCAAGGCGATGAGGGCTCTTCAGTATTTTCCAACCATTGAAGATCCCAGTACCAGAAAGTCTCTTTTCGAG GTCCTTCAGCGGATATTAATGGGGACAGATGTTGTGAAAAATGTGAATAAGAACAATGCATCTCACGCTGTGCTGTTTGAAGCTCTATCCCTG GTCATCCATCTTGATGCTGAGAAGGAAATGATGTCACAGTGTGTTGCTCTTCTTGGAAAGTTTATATCTGTCCGTGAGCCCAACATCAGATATCTAGGCTTG GAGAACATGACACGAATGCTAATGGTCACCGATGTCCAAGATGTCATAAAGAAGCATCAGTCTCAGATAATCACCTCCTTAAAAGACCCCGACATCAG TATTCGTAGACGTGCTCTTGATTTGCTCTATGGGATGTGCGATGTGTCAAATGCAAAGGATATAGTCGAAGAGTTGTTGCAG TATCTTAGCACAGCAGAGTTTTCCATGCGTGAGGAATTATCACTTAAAGCTGCCATTCTTGCTGAGAAGTTTGCTCCTGATCTATCATG GTATGTAGATGTGATTCTTCAGTTGATCGATAAGGCTGGGGATTTTGTTAGCGATGACATTTGGTTTCGTGTGGTTCAGTTTGTAACAAATAATGAAGACCTTCAG CCTTACGCCGCATCCAAAGCAAGAGAATATTTGGACAAGATTGCCATACATGAGACAATGGTGAAG GTCAGTGCTTATATACTGGGGGAGTATGGCCACCTTCTAGCCAGACAACCTGGATGCAGTGCAAGCGAACTCTTTAGCATCTTACATGAGAAGCTTCCCACAGTATC GACTCCCACCATTCCTATTCTTCTTTCCACTTATGCAAAGCTTCTTATGCACACTCAACCCCGGGATCCAGAACTGGAAAAGAAAGTTTGGGCTGTATTCAAGAA GTACGAGAGTTGTATTGATGTGGAGATACAACAAAGGGCAGTGGAATATTTTGAGTTGAGCAAAAAAGGTGCTGCCTTTATGGATGTATTGGCTGAGATGCCGAAATTTCCGGAGCGTCAG TCGTCATTGATTAAAAAGGCAGAAGTTGTTGAAGATACCGCAGACCAGAGTGCCATCAAGCTTAGAGCACAGCAACAGCCTTCAAATGCTTTGGTTTTGGCTGACCCACAGTCTGTTAGTGGAGCACCCCCACCTTTGAAGATTCCAAGT CAGGAACCCCAGTCAGTAGCCCGAACTATCTCTCAGCCCAATGGAACTTCAAGTAATATAGATCCACAAGCTCCATCACCAGATCTCCTTAGCGACCTTCTTGGTCCTCTTGCTATAGAGGCTCCACCTGGAGTTGTGTCAACTGAACAGCACGGTCCCACTGGAACAGAAGGAGTTCCAGATGAAGTGGATGGTTCCGCCATTGTACCTGTTGGAGAGCAAACAAACAATGTGGAG GTCATAGGAAATATTGCTGAGAGATTTCATGCTTTATGTTTGAAAGACAGTGGTGTCTTATACGAGGATCCTTATATCCAG ATCGGCATCAAAGCTGAATGGAGAGGACACCATGGGAGACTTGTCCTCTTCTTGGGAAACAAGAGCACTAATCCACTTACATCAGTCCAAGCTCTAATACTACCCCCTGCCCATTTAAAATTGGAACTGTCTCCAGTACCTGATACAATTCCTCCTCGAGCACAG GTACAATCTCCACTTGAAGTGATGAACATCCGCCCTAGCAGAGATGTCGCGGTTTTGGATTTCTCGTACAAGCTTGGTACAATCGTG GTTGGTGCCAAACTCCGGATCCCAGCAGTCTTGAATAAGTTTCTTCAACCTCTACAATTGACATCTGAAGAGTTCTTCCCGCAATGGAGAGCACTTTCAGGACCACCCTTGAAACTTCAGGAAGTT GTAAGAGGTGTAAGACCTCTAGCTCTTCCGGAAATGGCGAACCTGTTCAACAGTTTCCGGGTGACAATATGCCCTGGGCTT GATCCGAACCCTAATAATCTAGTGGCAAGCACAACCTTCTACTCTGAAACTACAGGAGCCATGCTCTGTTTG GTAAGAATTGAAACAGACCCAGCAGACAGAACCCAACTGCGAATGACAGTAGGCTCAGGAGATCCTACCCTTACATTCGA GTTGAAAGAATTCATCAAGGAACAACTAATTGCTATTCCAATGGGATCTCGAGCTCTAGTTCCAGCAGCAGCAGCACCGCCACCACCTGTAGCTCAACCGCCTAGCCCAGCGGCTTTAGCTGATGATCCAGGAGCTATGCTTGCTGGTTTACTATAA
- the LOC106318503 gene encoding AP-2 complex subunit alpha-2 isoform X3: MTGMRGLSVFISDIRNCQNKEAERLRVDKELGNIRTCFKNEKVLTPYKKKKYVWKMLYIHMLGYDVDFGHMEAVSLISAPKYPEKQVGYIVTSCLLNENHDFLKLAINTVRNDIIGRNETFQCLALTLVGNIGGRDFAESLAPDVQKLLISSSCRPLVRKKAALCLLRLFRKNPDAINVDGWADRMTQLLDERDLGVLTSSTSLLVALVSNNHEAYSSCLPKCVKILERLARNQDVPQEYTYYGIPSPWLQVKAMRALQYFPTIEDPSTRKSLFEVLQRILMGTDVVKNVNKNNASHAVLFEALSLVIHLDAEKEMMSQCVALLGKFISVREPNIRYLGLENMTRMLMVTDVQDVIKKHQSQIITSLKDPDISIRRRALDLLYGMCDVSNAKDIVEELLQYLSTAEFSMREELSLKAAILAEKFAPDLSWYVDVILQLIDKAGDFVSDDIWFRVVQFVTNNEDLQPYAASKAREYLDKIAIHETMVKVSAYILGEYGHLLARQPGCSASELFSILHEKLPTVSTPTIPILLSTYAKLLMHTQPRDPELEKKVWAVFKKYESCIDVEIQQRAVEYFELSKKGAAFMDVLAEMPKFPERQSSLIKKAEVVEDTADQSAIKLRAQQQPSNALVLADPQSVSGAPPPLKIPSQEPQSVARTISQPNGTSSNIDPQAPSPDLLSDLLGPLAIEAPPGVVSTEQHGPTGTEGVPDEVDGSAIVPVGEQTNNVEVIGNIAERFHALCLKDSGVLYEDPYIQIGIKAEWRGHHGRLVLFLGNKSTNPLTSVQALILPPAHLKLELSPVPDTIPPRAQVQSPLEVMNIRPSRDVAVLDFSYKLGTIVGAKLRIPAVLNKFLQPLQLTSEEFFPQWRALSGPPLKLQEVVRGVRPLALPEMANLFNSFRVTICPGLDPNPNNLVASTTFYSETTGAMLCLVRIETDPADRTQLRMTVGSGDPTLTFELKEFIKEQLIAIPMGSRALVPAAAAPPPPVAQPPSPAALADDPGAMLAGLL, translated from the exons ATGACCGGAATGAGAGGACTCTCCGTTTTCATCAGCGACATTCGTAATTGCCAGAACAAGGAGGCGGAGCGACTCCGAGTTGATAAGGAGCTGGGTAACATACGCACATGCTTCAAAAACGAGAAG GTTTTGACACCATATAAAAAGAAGAAATATGTCTGGAAGATGCTATATATACATATGCTAGGTTACGATGTGGATTTTGGCCATATGGAGGCGGTTTCTCTTATCTCTGCTCCAAAGTATCCAGAAAAGCAG GTTGGCTACATTGTTACATCCTGCTTGCTCAATGAGAACCATGATTTTTTGAAGTTAGCAATAAATACAGTGCGGAACGATATAATTGGCCGCAATGAGACTTTCCAGTGCCTGGCATTGACTTTG GTTGGAAATATTGGTGGGAGAGATTTTGCCGAATCATTGGCACCTGATGTTCAAAAGCTACTT ATTTCTAGCAGCTGCAGACCGCTCGTAAGGAAAAAAGCGGCACTGTGCCTACTGCGCTTGTTCAGGAAAAATCCTGATGCCATCAACGTTGATGGCTG GGCGGATCGTATGACACAACTTTTAGATGAACGGGATCTTGGTGTCTTGACATCCTCGACAAGTCTTCTTGTAGCTTTGGTATCAAATAATCATGAGGCGTATTCAAGTTGTCTACCTAAATGTGTCAAAATATTGGAGCGCCTTGCTAGGAACCAGGACGTGCCTCAGGAGTACACATACTACGGCATCCCATCTCCGTGGCTCCAG GTCAAGGCGATGAGGGCTCTTCAGTATTTTCCAACCATTGAAGATCCCAGTACCAGAAAGTCTCTTTTCGAG GTCCTTCAGCGGATATTAATGGGGACAGATGTTGTGAAAAATGTGAATAAGAACAATGCATCTCACGCTGTGCTGTTTGAAGCTCTATCCCTG GTCATCCATCTTGATGCTGAGAAGGAAATGATGTCACAGTGTGTTGCTCTTCTTGGAAAGTTTATATCTGTCCGTGAGCCCAACATCAGATATCTAGGCTTG GAGAACATGACACGAATGCTAATGGTCACCGATGTCCAAGATGTCATAAAGAAGCATCAGTCTCAGATAATCACCTCCTTAAAAGACCCCGACATCAG TATTCGTAGACGTGCTCTTGATTTGCTCTATGGGATGTGCGATGTGTCAAATGCAAAGGATATAGTCGAAGAGTTGTTGCAG TATCTTAGCACAGCAGAGTTTTCCATGCGTGAGGAATTATCACTTAAAGCTGCCATTCTTGCTGAGAAGTTTGCTCCTGATCTATCATG GTATGTAGATGTGATTCTTCAGTTGATCGATAAGGCTGGGGATTTTGTTAGCGATGACATTTGGTTTCGTGTGGTTCAGTTTGTAACAAATAATGAAGACCTTCAG CCTTACGCCGCATCCAAAGCAAGAGAATATTTGGACAAGATTGCCATACATGAGACAATGGTGAAG GTCAGTGCTTATATACTGGGGGAGTATGGCCACCTTCTAGCCAGACAACCTGGATGCAGTGCAAGCGAACTCTTTAGCATCTTACATGAGAAGCTTCCCACAGTATC GACTCCCACCATTCCTATTCTTCTTTCCACTTATGCAAAGCTTCTTATGCACACTCAACCCCGGGATCCAGAACTGGAAAAGAAAGTTTGGGCTGTATTCAAGAA GTACGAGAGTTGTATTGATGTGGAGATACAACAAAGGGCAGTGGAATATTTTGAGTTGAGCAAAAAAGGTGCTGCCTTTATGGATGTATTGGCTGAGATGCCGAAATTTCCGGAGCGTCAG TCGTCATTGATTAAAAAGGCAGAAGTTGTTGAAGATACCGCAGACCAGAGTGCCATCAAGCTTAGAGCACAGCAACAGCCTTCAAATGCTTTGGTTTTGGCTGACCCACAGTCTGTTAGTGGAGCACCCCCACCTTTGAAGATTCCAAGT CAGGAACCCCAGTCAGTAGCCCGAACTATCTCTCAGCCCAATGGAACTTCAAGTAATATAGATCCACAAGCTCCATCACCAGATCTCCTTAGCGACCTTCTTGGTCCTCTTGCTATAGAGGCTCCACCTGGAGTTGTGTCAACTGAACAGCACGGTCCCACTGGAACAGAAGGAGTTCCAGATGAAGTGGATGGTTCCGCCATTGTACCTGTTGGAGAGCAAACAAACAATGTGGAG GTCATAGGAAATATTGCTGAGAGATTTCATGCTTTATGTTTGAAAGACAGTGGTGTCTTATACGAGGATCCTTATATCCAG ATCGGCATCAAAGCTGAATGGAGAGGACACCATGGGAGACTTGTCCTCTTCTTGGGAAACAAGAGCACTAATCCACTTACATCAGTCCAAGCTCTAATACTACCCCCTGCCCATTTAAAATTGGAACTGTCTCCAGTACCTGATACAATTCCTCCTCGAGCACAG GTACAATCTCCACTTGAAGTGATGAACATCCGCCCTAGCAGAGATGTCGCGGTTTTGGATTTCTCGTACAAGCTTGGTACAATC GTTGGTGCCAAACTCCGGATCCCAGCAGTCTTGAATAAGTTTCTTCAACCTCTACAATTGACATCTGAAGAGTTCTTCCCGCAATGGAGAGCACTTTCAGGACCACCCTTGAAACTTCAGGAAGTT GTAAGAGGTGTAAGACCTCTAGCTCTTCCGGAAATGGCGAACCTGTTCAACAGTTTCCGGGTGACAATATGCCCTGGGCTT GATCCGAACCCTAATAATCTAGTGGCAAGCACAACCTTCTACTCTGAAACTACAGGAGCCATGCTCTGTTTG GTAAGAATTGAAACAGACCCAGCAGACAGAACCCAACTGCGAATGACAGTAGGCTCAGGAGATCCTACCCTTACATTCGA GTTGAAAGAATTCATCAAGGAACAACTAATTGCTATTCCAATGGGATCTCGAGCTCTAGTTCCAGCAGCAGCAGCACCGCCACCACCTGTAGCTCAACCGCCTAGCCCAGCGGCTTTAGCTGATGATCCAGGAGCTATGCTTGCTGGTTTACTATAA